The following coding sequences are from one Nicotiana tomentosiformis chromosome 3, ASM39032v3, whole genome shotgun sequence window:
- the LOC104091792 gene encoding wound-induced proteinase inhibitor 2-like, whose translation MAVHRVSFLALLLLFGMSLLVSNVEHADAKACPFNCDPRIAYGVCPRLEEDKNNQICTNCCAGTKGCNYFSADGTFICKGQSDPRNPKACPRNCDPRIAYGVCPRLEEKKDNQICTNCCAGTKGCNYFSADETFVCKGQSDPRNPKACPRNCDPRIAYGVCPRSEEKKDNQICTNCCAGTKGCNYFSADGTFVCKGQSDPRNPKACPRNCDPRIDYGVCPRSEEKDNQICTNCCAGTKGCNYFSADGTFVCKGQSDPRNPKACPRNCDPRIAYRVCPRSEEKEDNQICTNCCAGTKGCNYFSANGTFVCKGQSDPRNPKACPRNCDPRIAYGVCPRSEEEKNNQICTNCCGGTKGCNYFSANGTFICEGESEYVSKVDEYVREVENDLQKSKVAVS comes from the exons ATGGCTGTTCACAGAGTTAGTTTCCTTGCTCTCCTCCTCTTATTTG GAATGTCTCTGCTTGTAAGCAATGTGGAACATGCAGATGCCAAGGCTTGTCCCTTTAACTGTGATCCAAGAATTGCTTATGGGGTTTGTCCACGTTTAGAAGAAGATAAGAACAATCAAATATGCACCAACTGTTGCGCAGGCACGAAGGGTTGTAATTATTTCAGTGCTGATGGAACTTTTATTTGTAAAGGACAGTCTGATCCTAGAAATCCAAAAGCTTGTCCCCGAAATTGTGATCCAAGAATTGCCTATGGAGTTTGCCCGCGTTTAGAAGAAAAGAAGGACAATCAAATATGCACCAACTGTTGCGCAGGCACGAAGGGTTGTAACTACTTCAGTGCTGATGAAACTTTTGTTTGTAAAGGACAGTCTGATCCTAGAAATCCAAAAGCGTGTCCCCGAAATTGTGATCCAAGAATCGCCTATGGAGTTTGCCCGCGTTCAGAAGAAAAGAAGGACAATCAAATATGCACCAACTGTTGCGCAGGCACGAAGGGTTGTAACTATTTCAGTGCTGATGGAACTTTTGTTTGTAAAGGACAGTCTGATCCTAGAAATCCAAAAGCTTGTCCCCGAAATTGTGATCCAAGAATTGACTATGGAGTTTGCCCGCGTTCAGAAGAAAAGGACAATCAAATATGCACCAACTGTTGCGCAGGCACGAAGGGTTGTAACTATTTCAGTGCTGATGGAACTTTTGTTTGTAAAGGACAGTCTGATCCTAGAAATCCAAAAGCTTGTCCCCGAAATTGTGATCCAAGAATTGCCTATAGAGTTTGCCCGCGTTCAGAAGAAAAGGAGGACAATCAAATATGCACCAACTGTTGCGCAGGCACGAAGGGTTGTAACTACTTCAGTGCTAATGGAACTTTTGTTTGTAAAGGACAGTCTGATCCTAGAAATCCAAAAGCTTGTCCCCGAAATTGTGATCCAAGAATTGCCTATGGAGTTTGTCCACGTtcagaagaagagaaaaataatcaaatatgCACCAATTGTTGTGGAGGTACGAAGGGTTGCAACTATTTCAGTGCTAATGGAACTTTTATTTGTGAAGGAGAATCTGAATATGTAAGCAAAGTGGATGAATATGTTCGTGAAGTGGAGAATGATCTCCAGAAGTCTAAGGTTGCTGTTTCCTAA